A stretch of Aedes aegypti strain LVP_AGWG chromosome 2, AaegL5.0 Primary Assembly, whole genome shotgun sequence DNA encodes these proteins:
- the LOC5567974 gene encoding uncharacterized protein LOC5567974: protein MEPVVARPEPRHRELLRSETRWDRQRHRKAELDVNRAGLGELLHEVQQIENVSGQEIKGLASRIKRRKHADAKDLVKLSYGFQQSGENISEFVRITGAINVLVKEFTGHDSDLQLLAGECLCNLTLGDDVCCEKVATFAGTYLITFLENVNNKRLNHLCIWTIQNIISSGKKSMQVLHSQGVTATLCRLLEETENNELLQDILLAISLILAHDNEFLSNEQILATLLPQLVTKCPQFGTIKLIYLGLTLTNFETLDITIPPLIIKHCVEFFASTFRENNENHLGTLLGIRILSNLVAKSDINSELLLNECQSLQVKLSSMFNFYSENGHDKICKELLWLLGNVYKSTPSQLREQYLLYDNFISELVVPKAVLDTER, encoded by the exons ATGGAACCGGTGGTGGCTCGTCCGGAACCCAGACATCGTGAACTGCTGCGGTCGGAAACCCGTTGGGATCGGCAGAGGCACCGGAAGGCCGAACTGGACGTCAATCGTGCCGGTCTCGGGGAGCTGCTGCACGAAGTGCAACAGATCGAGAATGTGTCCGGGCAGGAAATTAAAGGTCTGGCGTCCAGAATAAAGCGTCGCAAGCATGCCGACGCGAAGGATTTGGTCAAGCTCAGTTATGGCTTTCAGCAGAGTGGTGAGAATATTTCCGAATTCGTAAGGATAACGGGAGCCATCAATGTGCTGGTTAAGGAATTCACCGGTCACGATTCGGATTTGCAGCTGTTGGCCGGAGAATGCCTGTGCAATTTGACGCTTGGGGATGATGTCTGCTGTGAAAAAGTGGCCACGTTTGCCGGGACGTATTTGATAACGTTTTTGGAAAATGTGAACAATAAACGATTGAAT CATCTGTGCATATGGACAATACAGAATATAATTTCATCCGGCAAGAAATCTATGCAGGTTTTACATTCACAAGGTGTGACGGCTACATTGTGTCGATTGTTGGAAGAAACTGAAAATAACGAATTACTTCAGGACATTTTGCTAGCCATAAGTTTGATTTTGGCTCATGATAACGAATTTCTAAG caatgaacaaattttggcGACACTCCTACCTCAGCTGGTTACAAAATGCCCTCAATTCGGAACGATAAAACTGATCTATCTTGGGCTTACTCTAACCAACTTTGAAACATTGGATATTACAATACCTCCCCTGATAATCAAGCATTGTGTGGAATTTTTTGCATCTACATTCCGGGAAAACAATGAGAATCACCTCGGAACTTTGCTCGGGATACGGATTCTATCAAACCTGGTGGCCAAGAGTGACATTAATTCGGAACTTCTGTTGAACGAGTGTCAATCATTGCAAGTTAAATTAAGCAGTATGTTCAACTTTTACTCCGAAAACGGTCAcgataaaatttgtaaagaacTACTTTGGCTTCTCGGAAACGTTTATAAAAGTACTCCTAGTCAATTGAGAGAACAGTATCTACTGTACGATAATTTCATTTCTGAGCTAGTAGTTCCAAAAGCTGTGCTTGATACTgaaagataa